The proteins below are encoded in one region of Methanofollis aquaemaris:
- a CDS encoding DNA alkylation repair protein, translating into MDPVVAQIREELQEQADPEIRKNSGRFFKEEVVCYGLKSSAVHAIAKKYWKDVKTRDKAEIFALCEELYSSGYMEEASIVSKWAHLLNDRYEPGDLAVFRRWIETFISNWAECDVLCNHAVGDFIQEYPEYLEELKCWTQSENRWMRRAAAVSLIVPAKHGKFLDDAIEIADLLLTDEDDLVQKGYGWLLKEASRQHRDEIFAYVMEHKKAMPRTALRYAIELMPKEMKAEAMKKDW; encoded by the coding sequence ATGGACCCGGTTGTTGCGCAGATCCGCGAAGAGTTGCAGGAGCAGGCAGACCCCGAGATCCGGAAGAACTCCGGCCGGTTCTTCAAGGAGGAGGTCGTCTGCTACGGCCTCAAATCCTCGGCCGTCCACGCGATCGCGAAGAAGTACTGGAAGGATGTGAAAACGCGGGACAAGGCGGAGATCTTCGCCCTCTGCGAGGAACTCTACTCCTCGGGGTATATGGAAGAGGCGTCCATCGTCTCGAAATGGGCGCATCTTCTCAATGACCGCTACGAACCCGGAGACCTCGCCGTCTTCAGGCGCTGGATCGAGACCTTCATCTCCAACTGGGCCGAGTGCGACGTGCTCTGCAACCATGCGGTGGGCGACTTCATCCAGGAATACCCCGAGTATCTCGAGGAACTCAAATGCTGGACACAGTCAGAGAACCGGTGGATGCGGCGGGCCGCCGCGGTCTCGTTGATCGTTCCGGCAAAACACGGGAAATTTCTGGACGACGCGATCGAGATCGCCGACCTCCTTCTCACCGACGAAGACGACCTGGTGCAGAAAGGGTACGGCTGGCTCCTCAAGGAGGCGAGCAGGCAGCACCGGGACGAAATCTTCGCGTATGTGATGGAGCACAAGAAAGCGATGCCGCGGACGGCACTGCGGTACGCCATCGAACTGATGCCGAAGGAGATGAAGGCTGAGGCGATGAAGAAGGATTGGTAG
- a CDS encoding proteasome assembly chaperone family protein: MSSEPDVKITSEPLRGEHPVVLMGFPGNGLVGSIALQYLVEQLDFNLIGNITSKYFPPVAMMANGVINVPVRIYEKGDVVAIVADIPIHPMICYEVANGIMDWITPYQPREIIAIAGIVTNEPEKRVFGVATQKGMLERIQEHTVVLPMGSISGIAGSVLTECKIRDIPGFGFLGETVNTPDPRSSAATLAVLNTLYGFDVDIDPLLEQAVDIEATMHKLAEEVQRNEPVQKKEYLPMYG; the protein is encoded by the coding sequence ATGTCGTCCGAACCGGATGTCAAAATCACATCTGAACCCCTGCGCGGGGAACACCCGGTGGTACTCATGGGCTTTCCCGGCAACGGGCTTGTCGGGAGCATCGCCCTCCAGTACCTCGTTGAACAACTGGACTTCAACCTGATCGGGAATATCACCAGCAAATACTTCCCGCCGGTCGCCATGATGGCAAACGGGGTCATCAACGTACCGGTCAGGATCTATGAGAAAGGCGATGTCGTGGCCATCGTCGCAGACATTCCCATTCACCCGATGATCTGCTACGAGGTGGCGAACGGGATCATGGACTGGATCACCCCCTACCAGCCCAGAGAGATCATCGCGATCGCCGGGATCGTCACCAACGAACCTGAGAAACGGGTTTTCGGGGTTGCAACACAGAAGGGGATGCTTGAGAGGATCCAGGAGCATACGGTTGTCCTGCCGATGGGGAGCATCTCGGGGATCGCCGGGAGTGTCCTGACCGAGTGCAAGATCAGAGACATTCCCGGCTTCGGATTCCTGGGCGAGACGGTCAACACCCCCGACCCCAGGTCTTCGGCGGCCACCCTTGCGGTCCTCAACACCCTCTACGGCTTCGACGTCGATATCGACCCGCTCCTCGAACAGGCGGTCGATATCGAGGCGACGATGCACAAACTCGCCGAAGAGGTTCAGCGGAACGAGCCGGTACAGAAGAAAGAGTACCTTCCGATGTACGGGTGA
- a CDS encoding DUF473 domain-containing protein, which produces MTALTGISGAVLNELKMGKPRTLELQSAHNVISIASLEAGPDTYLFLTNVDLEDLSPGDVGIIVRVLSVSVSMKRVVDYIHPVYYEERERLTARTQLRYCANSMVKTVRTGTICEPVTVEVVKAAHYRAI; this is translated from the coding sequence ATGACCGCATTGACAGGGATCTCAGGGGCCGTTCTCAACGAACTGAAGATGGGCAAGCCTCGGACCCTTGAACTGCAGAGCGCCCACAACGTGATCTCGATCGCCTCCCTTGAGGCCGGACCTGACACCTACCTCTTCCTCACCAATGTCGACCTCGAGGATCTTTCTCCGGGCGACGTCGGGATCATCGTCAGGGTACTCTCGGTGAGCGTCAGCATGAAAAGGGTGGTCGACTACATCCATCCGGTCTATTATGAGGAGCGGGAACGGCTCACGGCACGGACCCAACTCCGCTACTGCGCAAACTCGATGGTGAAGACCGTGCGGACCGGCACGATCTGCGAACCGGTGACCGTCGAGGTGGTCAAGGCAGCCCACTACCGGGCGATCTGA
- a CDS encoding DUF5611 family protein, which produces MQEYKIKRGFTKELEERMVASFSECFGIEPEEKDGHYVISYGALKRLEVCLGEKGKTVVVDTESDLAAEDETILDTNRRFRKYLDAVTGYNSKERAKKLQKD; this is translated from the coding sequence ATGCAGGAGTACAAGATCAAGCGGGGGTTCACGAAAGAACTGGAGGAGCGGATGGTCGCTTCCTTCTCCGAGTGCTTCGGGATTGAGCCTGAGGAGAAGGACGGACACTATGTTATCTCGTACGGTGCACTCAAGCGGCTTGAGGTCTGTCTTGGCGAGAAGGGGAAGACCGTGGTGGTGGACACCGAGTCCGACCTGGCGGCCGAAGACGAGACGATCCTGGACACCAACCGCCGCTTCAGGAAGTACCTCGATGCTGTCACCGGGTACAATTCCAAGGAACGGGCGAAGAAGTTGCAGAAGGACTGA